The proteins below are encoded in one region of Amycolatopsis magusensis:
- a CDS encoding exodeoxyribonuclease VII small subunit, whose translation MTEELGYEQARDQLVEVVRDLEAGGLSLEQSLALWEKGEKLAKVCERHLDGARERVEAALASVENGAETAEKGNAG comes from the coding sequence GTGACCGAAGAACTCGGCTACGAGCAAGCGCGCGACCAGCTGGTCGAAGTGGTGCGCGACCTGGAGGCCGGCGGGCTGTCCCTGGAGCAGTCGCTGGCGCTGTGGGAGAAGGGCGAGAAGCTCGCCAAAGTTTGCGAGCGCCACCTGGACGGCGCGCGCGAGCGGGTGGAGGCCGCGCTGGCCTCGGTGGAGAACGGCGCCGAAACCGCCGAAAAGGGCAACGCTGGGTGA
- the glpX gene encoding class II fructose-bisphosphatase has protein sequence MSHPSQPTDATRRGEAPDRNLAMELVRVTEAAAMAAGRWVGKGDKNGGDGAAVDAMRQLVGTVSMRGVVVIGEGEKDEAPMLYNGEEVGNGDGPDCDVAVDPIDGTTLMAKGMPNALAVLAVAERGAMFDPSAVFYMEKLAVGPEAAGLVDLAAPVAENIRRVAQAKNSGVSDVTVCILDRPRHEGLIKDVRAAGARIRFISDGDVAGAIAVARPNTGVDMLLGIGGTPEGIIAASALKCIGGELQGRLWPKDDEEREKAIGAGHDLDRVLSTDDLVQGDNVFFCATGVTDGDLLRGVHYRAGGATTQSIVMRSKSGTVRMIDGYHRLTKLRSYSSVNFDGHLDDADQLDVVPPLP, from the coding sequence ATGTCCCACCCCAGCCAGCCCACCGATGCGACGCGCCGTGGGGAGGCGCCCGACCGCAACCTGGCCATGGAACTGGTCCGGGTGACCGAGGCCGCCGCGATGGCGGCCGGGCGCTGGGTCGGCAAGGGCGACAAGAACGGCGGCGACGGCGCGGCGGTGGACGCCATGCGCCAGCTGGTCGGCACGGTGTCCATGCGCGGCGTGGTGGTGATCGGCGAGGGCGAGAAGGACGAAGCCCCGATGCTCTACAACGGCGAAGAGGTGGGCAACGGCGACGGGCCCGACTGCGACGTCGCGGTGGACCCGATCGACGGCACCACGCTGATGGCCAAGGGCATGCCGAACGCGCTCGCGGTCCTCGCGGTCGCCGAGCGCGGCGCGATGTTCGACCCGTCCGCGGTGTTCTACATGGAGAAGCTGGCCGTCGGGCCGGAAGCCGCGGGCCTGGTCGACCTGGCCGCACCGGTCGCGGAGAACATCCGGCGCGTGGCGCAGGCGAAGAACAGCGGCGTGTCCGACGTGACGGTGTGCATCCTGGACCGGCCGCGCCACGAAGGGCTGATCAAGGACGTGCGCGCGGCGGGCGCCCGCATCCGGTTCATTTCGGACGGTGACGTGGCCGGCGCGATCGCCGTCGCCCGGCCGAACACCGGCGTGGACATGCTGCTCGGCATCGGCGGCACGCCCGAGGGCATCATCGCGGCGAGCGCGCTCAAGTGCATCGGCGGTGAGCTGCAGGGCCGGTTGTGGCCGAAGGACGACGAGGAGCGCGAGAAGGCGATCGGCGCCGGGCACGACCTGGACCGCGTGCTCTCCACCGACGACCTCGTCCAGGGCGACAACGTGTTCTTCTGCGCCACCGGCGTCACCGACGGCGACCTGCTGCGTGGCGTGCACTACCGCGCGGGCGGCGCGACCACGCAGTCGATCGTGATGCGGTCGAAGTCCGGCACGGTCCGGATGATCGACGGCTACCACCGGCTGACGAAGCTGCGCTCGTATTCGTCGGTCAACTTCGACGGTCACCTCGACGACGCCGACCAGCTCGACGTGGTGCCGCCGCTGCCGTGA
- a CDS encoding S1 family peptidase, with the protein MIKRVAAVLAAVLLAAAPASAVEPYIVGGVAADQPYPFIVSLQSSTGKHNCGASLIAPEWVLTAAHCVDGRSPGMLKVRIGSNDHTQGGEALLVAAVVVSPEYDPDGARGDIALVRLSSPAVATPVPLGVAAAPGTATRLLGWGQTCAKLGCGDKPTVLQQLDTSIVAPEKCAAVPFDGAVELCTDNPGGTAGSCYGDSGGPQLAKVEGRWVLLGVTSRPGNDSDVCGTAPSIYTSAIAYSAWITQQVTPPPPAPEPAPAPEPTPTPAPTPTPTPTPTPEPAPTPAPSPTTTPPPPPAP; encoded by the coding sequence GTGATCAAGCGCGTCGCCGCCGTACTGGCCGCCGTCCTCCTCGCCGCCGCACCGGCTTCCGCCGTGGAGCCCTACATCGTCGGCGGGGTGGCGGCCGACCAGCCGTACCCGTTCATCGTTTCGCTCCAGTCGAGCACCGGGAAGCACAACTGCGGGGCGTCGCTGATCGCGCCCGAGTGGGTGCTCACGGCCGCGCACTGCGTGGACGGGCGCAGCCCCGGCATGCTCAAGGTGCGGATCGGCAGCAACGACCACACGCAGGGCGGCGAGGCACTGCTCGTGGCCGCGGTGGTGGTGAGCCCGGAGTACGACCCGGACGGTGCGCGCGGCGACATCGCGTTGGTGCGCCTGAGTTCCCCGGCCGTGGCGACGCCGGTCCCGCTGGGCGTGGCCGCCGCGCCGGGCACCGCGACGCGGCTGCTCGGGTGGGGGCAGACGTGCGCGAAGCTGGGGTGCGGGGACAAGCCGACGGTGTTGCAGCAGCTGGACACCTCGATCGTGGCACCGGAGAAGTGCGCCGCGGTGCCGTTCGACGGCGCGGTGGAGCTGTGCACCGACAACCCGGGCGGCACGGCGGGCTCGTGCTACGGCGATTCGGGCGGGCCGCAACTGGCCAAAGTGGAGGGCAGGTGGGTGCTGCTGGGCGTGACCAGCCGCCCCGGCAACGATTCCGACGTCTGCGGCACGGCCCCGTCGATCTACACCTCGGCGATCGCGTACTCGGCGTGGATCACGCAGCAGGTGACCCCACCGCCGCCGGCCCCGGAACCGGCCCCAGCGCCAGAACCGACGCCGACCCCGGCTCCCACACCTACGCCCACGCCCACTCCCACCCCGGAACCGGCGCCCACCCCGGCCCCTTCGCCGACGACCACCCCACCCCCGCCCCCGGCGCCCTGA
- a CDS encoding NAD(P)/FAD-dependent oxidoreductase — translation MSVPDSTVDLAIIGAGPTGLFAAYYAGFRGLTTAVIDSLPEAGGQVTAMYPEKMIYDVAGFPAVRGRDLVNSLVEQAAQWKPSYLLGRKAEHLRHVDDGLEVVLDGGETLRTGAVLITAGIGEFTPRPLPAGDGWLGRGMVHFVPSLRAHEDQDVVVVGGGDSAFDWVLALHPIARSVTLVHRRARFRAVESIVRQARELGIRIITDAEVTELRDTGDGALGEITVEVKGGGMEVLPAQSVIAALGFTADLGPIENWGLEIDHRAISVDSTMATAKARVYAAGDVAAYPGKVKLIATGFGEAATAVNNIAVALNPEAHLFPGHSSNAE, via the coding sequence ATGAGCGTGCCCGATTCGACCGTGGACCTGGCGATCATCGGAGCCGGGCCGACCGGCCTGTTCGCCGCGTACTACGCCGGTTTCCGCGGGTTGACCACCGCCGTGATCGACTCGCTGCCCGAGGCGGGCGGCCAGGTGACCGCGATGTACCCGGAGAAGATGATCTACGACGTGGCCGGGTTCCCCGCGGTGCGCGGGAGAGACCTGGTCAACTCGCTGGTCGAGCAGGCCGCGCAGTGGAAGCCATCGTACCTGCTGGGGCGCAAGGCCGAGCACCTCAGGCACGTGGACGACGGGCTGGAGGTCGTGCTCGACGGCGGTGAGACGCTGCGGACCGGCGCGGTGCTGATCACCGCGGGCATCGGCGAGTTCACCCCGCGCCCGCTGCCCGCCGGGGATGGCTGGCTGGGACGCGGGATGGTGCACTTCGTGCCTTCGCTGCGTGCGCACGAGGACCAGGACGTGGTCGTGGTCGGCGGTGGCGACTCGGCGTTCGACTGGGTGCTCGCGCTGCACCCGATCGCGCGGAGCGTCACGCTGGTGCACCGGCGCGCGCGGTTCCGGGCGGTGGAGTCGATCGTGCGGCAGGCGCGCGAACTCGGCATCCGGATCATCACCGACGCCGAAGTGACCGAACTGCGCGACACCGGCGACGGCGCGCTCGGCGAGATCACCGTCGAGGTGAAGGGCGGCGGGATGGAAGTGCTGCCGGCGCAGTCGGTGATCGCCGCGCTCGGGTTCACAGCCGACCTGGGGCCGATCGAGAACTGGGGCCTGGAGATCGACCACCGCGCCATCTCGGTCGACTCGACCATGGCGACCGCGAAAGCCCGCGTCTACGCGGCAGGCGACGTCGCCGCGTACCCGGGCAAGGTGAAGCTGATCGCCACCGGGTTCGGCGAAGCGGCCACGGCGGTGAACAACATCGCCGTCGCCCTGAACCCGGAAGCGCATCTGTTCCCCGGCCACTCCAGCAACGCCGAGTAG
- a CDS encoding class II fumarate hydratase, which translates to MPEQEFRIEHDTMGEVKVPVDALYRAQTQRAVENFPISGRGLERAQIRALGLLKAATARVNARLGVLDEDLAGAIAAAADEVAEGRHDAHFPIDVFQTGSGTSSNMNANEVIATLATRALGRDVHPNDHVNASQSSNDTFPTTIHVAATEAVLSEVIPALEHLAGTIEGRAAEWADVVKSGRTHLMDAVPITLGQEAGAWAAQVRFGVERLRSGLDRLGELPIGGTAVGSGLNAPDGFGAAVAAELAEVTGLPLTEARDHFEAQATQDGVVEISGHLRTVAVSLNKIANDLRWLGSGPRTGLAELALPDLQPGSSIMPGKVNPVIPEATLQVVAQVIGNDAAVAFAGAQGNFQLNVNLPVIARNVLESARLLAAVSRLLADKVFAGITVNADRAREYAEGSPSIVTPLNKYIGYEEAAAVAKQALKELKTIREVVIERGYVADGKLTEAQLDEALDVLRMARGGK; encoded by the coding sequence ATGCCTGAACAGGAATTCCGCATCGAGCACGACACGATGGGCGAAGTGAAGGTGCCCGTCGACGCGCTGTACCGCGCCCAGACCCAGCGGGCCGTGGAGAACTTCCCGATCTCCGGCCGTGGCCTGGAGCGCGCCCAGATCCGCGCGCTCGGCCTGCTCAAGGCCGCGACCGCGCGGGTGAACGCCCGGCTCGGCGTGCTCGACGAGGACCTCGCGGGCGCGATCGCCGCCGCCGCCGACGAGGTGGCCGAAGGCAGGCACGACGCGCACTTCCCGATCGACGTGTTCCAGACCGGTTCCGGCACCTCGTCGAACATGAACGCCAACGAGGTCATCGCGACGCTGGCCACCCGCGCGCTCGGCCGCGACGTGCACCCGAACGACCACGTCAACGCCTCGCAGTCGTCCAACGACACCTTCCCGACCACCATCCACGTGGCCGCCACGGAAGCCGTGCTCTCCGAGGTCATCCCCGCGCTCGAACACCTCGCGGGCACCATCGAGGGCCGGGCGGCGGAGTGGGCGGACGTGGTCAAGTCCGGCCGCACGCACCTGATGGACGCCGTGCCGATCACGCTCGGGCAGGAGGCCGGGGCGTGGGCCGCGCAGGTGCGCTTCGGCGTCGAGCGGCTGCGTTCGGGCCTGGACCGCCTCGGCGAACTGCCGATCGGCGGCACCGCGGTCGGCTCCGGCCTCAACGCGCCCGACGGCTTCGGCGCCGCGGTCGCGGCCGAGCTAGCCGAGGTGACCGGCCTGCCGCTGACCGAGGCCCGCGACCACTTCGAGGCGCAGGCCACCCAGGACGGCGTGGTGGAGATTTCGGGGCACCTCCGCACGGTCGCCGTCTCGCTGAACAAGATCGCGAACGACCTGCGCTGGCTGGGTTCCGGCCCGCGCACCGGGCTCGCCGAGCTGGCGCTGCCGGATCTGCAGCCGGGCTCGTCGATCATGCCGGGCAAGGTCAACCCGGTGATCCCGGAGGCGACCCTGCAGGTGGTGGCGCAGGTGATCGGCAACGACGCGGCGGTGGCCTTCGCCGGTGCGCAGGGCAACTTCCAGCTCAACGTGAACCTGCCGGTGATCGCCCGCAACGTGCTGGAGTCCGCGCGCCTGCTCGCCGCGGTCTCGCGGCTGCTGGCGGACAAGGTGTTCGCCGGGATTACCGTGAACGCCGACCGGGCGCGTGAGTACGCCGAGGGTTCGCCGTCGATCGTGACGCCGCTGAACAAGTACATCGGCTACGAAGAGGCGGCGGCCGTGGCGAAGCAGGCGCTCAAGGAGCTGAAGACGATCCGCGAAGTGGTCATCGAACGCGGCTACGTCGCCGACGGCAAGCTCACCGAAGCGCAGCTGGACGAGGCGCTCGACGTGCTCCGGATGGCGCGCGGCGGCAAGTAG
- a CDS encoding DMT family transporter produces the protein MTTTLAPARDRLGIVAGVTTAAIVGGSVPVTGMLDGYPLLLGQALRYGLAGLLLLAWFGLRRRPLPIPKWTDLPALLALAATGMVGFQACLLYAQRYAEPGLVAAVLGGSPLVLAVVAPLLARRQPSAAPIFGAVLAVSGVVVLTGGGATTGAGLVLAVLAMLCEACFTLFAVGLVKRLGPLATSAWSCLAAAAGSALLSSFVESWRLPDARQLGALLVLAVLVTAVAFGIWYFAVSVLGADRAGVLIGVMPVSGLLVAVLLGAQRLELVDLAGVGLVGLGVLIGLRRRVG, from the coding sequence ATGACAACAACGCTGGCGCCGGCCCGCGATCGGCTGGGCATCGTCGCCGGGGTGACCACCGCGGCGATCGTCGGTGGCTCGGTGCCGGTCACCGGCATGCTCGACGGCTACCCGCTCCTGCTCGGCCAGGCCCTCCGGTACGGGCTGGCCGGGTTGCTCCTGCTCGCCTGGTTCGGCCTGCGCCGCCGGCCGCTGCCCATTCCGAAGTGGACGGACCTGCCCGCGCTCCTCGCGCTGGCCGCGACCGGCATGGTCGGCTTCCAGGCCTGCCTGCTCTACGCCCAGCGCTACGCCGAGCCCGGGCTGGTGGCCGCGGTGCTCGGCGGCAGCCCGCTGGTGCTGGCGGTGGTGGCCCCGCTGCTCGCCCGCAGGCAACCGTCCGCCGCGCCGATCTTCGGGGCGGTGCTGGCGGTCAGCGGGGTCGTGGTCCTCACCGGCGGCGGTGCCACCACCGGCGCCGGCCTTGTGCTGGCCGTGCTCGCGATGCTCTGCGAGGCCTGCTTCACCCTCTTCGCGGTCGGCCTGGTGAAACGGCTCGGGCCGCTGGCCACCTCGGCGTGGAGCTGCCTCGCGGCGGCCGCCGGCAGTGCCCTGCTCTCGTCCTTCGTCGAGAGTTGGCGGCTGCCCGACGCGAGGCAGCTCGGCGCTTTGCTGGTGCTGGCCGTGCTCGTCACCGCGGTCGCGTTCGGCATCTGGTACTTCGCCGTGTCCGTGCTCGGCGCCGACCGCGCCGGGGTGCTGATCGGCGTCATGCCCGTCTCCGGCCTGCTGGTCGCCGTGCTGCTCGGCGCCCAGCGGCTGGAGCTGGTCGACCTGGCCGGTGTCGGACTGGTCGGCCTCGGCGTGCTGATCGGCCTGCGCCGCCGCGTGGGGTGA
- the pdxR gene encoding MocR-like pyridoxine biosynthesis transcription factor PdxR: MSGSALRELLLPAIDAGGRPGKAAESALREAIRSGRLPAHTRLPSSRDLATQLGLARGTVMAFYAQLVAEGYLFAERGSGTRVAPIGGGQETRAATEASAPAWRYDLKPGLPALGAFPRAEWLAAEREALNSLPDAGLGYPDPAGLHELRVELASYLGRVRALPTTPDDLVITSGAAEALSLLTTVLHRRGDRRIAVEDPSHLGQADLLTSHGLEPVGVPVDEDGIDISKLTEPGCGSVLVTAAHQFPLGMALHPTRRRALLAWAERTGGLVIEDDYDAEHRYDRPALGAIRALDPTRVAYLGSVSKVLIPALRIGWLVLPPDLREEVVLTKKRHDLGCAPLPQAALARMLRSGGYDRHLRRTRRLYRQRRDALLDALATALPAWRPVGIAAGLHVVLRLPDGTDDTEVHQALAARGIHAPALSGYAHSAAGRPFPGLVLGYAASSPDRLRAVVAEIAEVANGRSA; encoded by the coding sequence GTGTCCGGTAGTGCGCTGCGGGAGTTGCTGCTCCCGGCCATCGACGCGGGTGGACGGCCCGGCAAGGCCGCCGAGTCCGCGCTGCGCGAAGCGATCCGGTCGGGCAGGCTGCCCGCGCACACCCGGTTGCCGTCGAGCCGCGACCTCGCCACGCAGCTCGGGTTGGCCCGCGGCACGGTGATGGCGTTCTACGCGCAACTGGTCGCCGAGGGCTACCTGTTCGCCGAGCGCGGTTCCGGCACCCGCGTCGCTCCCATCGGCGGCGGGCAGGAAACCCGCGCCGCCACCGAAGCGTCCGCACCCGCCTGGCGTTACGACCTCAAGCCCGGCCTGCCCGCGCTCGGCGCCTTCCCCCGCGCGGAATGGCTTGCCGCCGAACGAGAAGCGCTGAATTCACTGCCGGACGCGGGCCTCGGCTATCCCGACCCGGCCGGGCTGCACGAACTGCGGGTGGAACTGGCGAGCTACCTCGGCCGCGTCCGCGCGCTGCCGACCACGCCCGACGACCTCGTGATAACCAGTGGTGCGGCGGAAGCCCTGTCCTTATTGACGACCGTGCTGCACCGACGCGGCGACCGGCGGATCGCGGTCGAGGATCCGAGCCACCTCGGGCAGGCCGACCTGCTCACCTCCCACGGCCTCGAACCGGTCGGGGTGCCGGTCGACGAGGACGGCATCGACATCAGCAAGCTCACCGAGCCCGGCTGCGGTTCGGTGCTCGTGACGGCCGCGCACCAGTTCCCGCTCGGCATGGCGCTCCACCCCACCAGACGCCGCGCGCTGCTGGCGTGGGCCGAGCGCACCGGCGGACTGGTCATCGAGGACGACTACGACGCCGAACACCGCTACGACCGGCCCGCGCTCGGCGCCATCCGCGCGCTCGACCCCACCCGTGTGGCCTACCTCGGCAGCGTGAGCAAGGTCCTCATCCCCGCGTTGCGCATCGGCTGGCTGGTGCTGCCGCCGGATCTGCGCGAAGAAGTCGTCCTGACCAAGAAGCGGCACGACCTCGGCTGCGCGCCCCTGCCGCAGGCCGCGCTCGCGCGGATGCTGCGGTCCGGTGGGTACGACCGGCATCTGCGGCGCACGCGACGGCTCTACCGCCAGCGCCGGGACGCGCTGCTCGACGCGCTCGCCACCGCACTGCCCGCATGGCGCCCGGTGGGCATCGCGGCCGGGCTGCACGTGGTGCTCCGGCTGCCCGACGGCACGGACGACACCGAGGTGCACCAGGCACTGGCGGCACGCGGCATCCACGCGCCGGCGCTCTCCGGCTACGCCCATTCCGCCGCCGGGCGCCCGTTTCCCGGACTGGTACTGGGATACGCGGCGTCCTCACCGGACCGGTTGCGCGCGGTGGTCGCCGAGATAGCCGAGGTCGCCAACGGCCGGAGCGCCTGA
- a CDS encoding ATP-dependent DNA ligase yields the protein MLLADAVQASAALSATRSRKTKIATLAEVLRAAEPGELGPVVGFLTGQLVQGRIGVGWRSLAGLGVTPAEQPALTIAEVDRRLTEIAEFTGAGSTKPRSAALQALFGKATEEEQQFLVRLMTGELRQGALEGVMVDAVAAAAEVPGDVVRRAFMLSGRLPATAVAAMSGGEAALGEFRLELGRPIRPMLASPAESLTEAIAEHPSALVEYKMDGARIQVHRDGDEVHVYTRTLREITGSVAELVELVRALPCESVVLDGETLALTDDGRPRPFQETMSRFGSTRDEQVRALLLRPYFFDCLHLDGEDLLDAPLRERNAALRKVVGEHLIPGEVEPADPARLLGDSLAAGHEGVMVKDLDSPYAAGRRGSAWLKVKQVHTLDLVVLAAEWGHGRRTGYLSNLHLGARDPDGGPPIMVGKTFKGLTDELLTWQTAKFQELERERDEWTVYLRPELVVEIELDGAQVSTRYPGGVALRFARVLRYRPDKEAGDADTIDAVRATLA from the coding sequence ATGTTGCTCGCCGACGCCGTGCAGGCCTCCGCCGCGCTCAGCGCGACGCGATCTCGCAAGACGAAGATCGCCACGCTGGCCGAAGTGCTGCGCGCGGCCGAGCCGGGCGAGCTGGGTCCGGTGGTCGGTTTCCTCACCGGGCAGCTGGTGCAGGGCCGGATCGGCGTCGGCTGGCGTTCGCTCGCCGGGCTCGGCGTCACCCCGGCCGAACAGCCCGCGCTGACCATCGCCGAGGTGGACCGGCGACTCACCGAGATCGCCGAGTTCACCGGTGCCGGGTCGACCAAGCCCAGGTCAGCGGCACTGCAGGCGTTGTTCGGCAAGGCCACCGAGGAGGAGCAGCAGTTCCTCGTCCGGCTGATGACCGGGGAGCTGCGTCAGGGCGCCCTCGAAGGGGTGATGGTCGACGCCGTGGCGGCCGCCGCCGAGGTACCTGGTGACGTGGTGCGACGGGCGTTCATGCTGTCCGGGCGCTTGCCCGCGACGGCCGTGGCCGCGATGTCCGGTGGCGAAGCCGCGCTCGGCGAATTCCGGCTGGAACTGGGCAGGCCGATCCGCCCGATGCTCGCCTCCCCCGCCGAATCGCTGACCGAGGCCATCGCCGAGCACCCGAGCGCGCTGGTCGAGTACAAAATGGACGGTGCACGGATTCAGGTGCACCGCGACGGCGACGAGGTGCACGTCTACACCAGGACGCTGCGCGAGATCACCGGTTCGGTCGCCGAACTGGTCGAACTGGTGCGCGCGCTGCCGTGTGAATCGGTGGTGCTCGACGGCGAAACCCTGGCGCTCACCGACGACGGCAGGCCGCGGCCGTTCCAGGAGACGATGAGCCGGTTCGGCAGCACGCGTGACGAGCAGGTGCGCGCGCTGCTTCTGCGCCCGTACTTCTTCGACTGCCTCCACCTCGACGGCGAAGATTTGCTTGACGCGCCGTTGCGCGAGCGCAACGCGGCTCTGCGCAAGGTGGTCGGTGAGCACCTGATCCCCGGCGAGGTCGAACCGGCCGACCCGGCGCGGCTGCTCGGCGATTCGCTGGCCGCCGGGCACGAAGGCGTGATGGTGAAGGACCTCGACTCGCCGTACGCGGCCGGGCGCCGCGGCAGCGCGTGGCTCAAGGTCAAGCAGGTGCACACGCTCGACCTCGTGGTGCTCGCCGCCGAATGGGGCCACGGCCGCCGCACCGGCTACCTGTCGAACCTGCACCTCGGCGCCCGCGATCCCGACGGCGGCCCGCCGATCATGGTGGGCAAGACCTTCAAGGGACTGACCGACGAGCTGCTCACCTGGCAGACGGCGAAGTTCCAGGAGCTCGAACGCGAGCGCGACGAGTGGACCGTCTACTTGCGACCGGAGCTGGTGGTGGAGATCGAGCTGGACGGCGCCCAGGTCAGCACCCGCTACCCCGGCGGGGTCGCGCTGCGCTTCGCCAGGGTGCTCCGGTACCGGCCGGACAAGGAAGCGGGTGATGCCGACACGATCGACGCCGTGCGCGCCACGCTGGCTTAG
- a CDS encoding ArsR/SmtB family transcription factor, translating to MLRIHLSTADLGRVRVARQPDELWNVALGLQRLRVADNSTKLGGWRTWAGAQVAKVPGGREAVHRLATVLPTRGYFPDFLTPTRGETTLDDGVRTLLDTPADRVEAELRLLGDQRWEHTKWVAETGLGPLAGAMTRFHEVAIAPVSRQLRAMFEAERMVRDRILLDQGVEGLLDSFAPFARWRAPVLEVDFPVEQDLELDERGLVLLPSAFCRARPTSLRDPDLPPVLVYPVAADWTEPRVEAGAVAALIGPTRQQVLSCIVESAGGRTTTEIARELGVSTASASQHATVLRNAGLIYSRRLGNSVLHGPTELGRALSA from the coding sequence ATGCTGCGGATTCATCTGTCGACGGCTGATCTCGGACGGGTGCGCGTCGCCCGGCAGCCCGACGAACTGTGGAACGTGGCGCTCGGCCTGCAACGGCTCCGCGTCGCGGACAACTCGACCAAGCTCGGTGGGTGGCGGACCTGGGCCGGTGCCCAGGTGGCCAAGGTGCCCGGTGGCCGCGAGGCGGTGCACCGGCTGGCCACCGTGTTACCCACGCGCGGGTACTTCCCGGACTTCCTCACCCCGACGCGCGGGGAAACCACGCTCGACGACGGGGTCCGCACGCTGCTCGACACCCCCGCCGACCGGGTCGAGGCCGAGCTGCGACTCCTCGGCGACCAGCGCTGGGAGCACACGAAGTGGGTCGCGGAAACCGGCCTGGGACCGCTGGCCGGGGCGATGACCCGGTTCCACGAGGTGGCGATCGCGCCGGTTTCGCGGCAGCTGCGGGCGATGTTCGAGGCCGAGCGCATGGTCCGCGACCGGATCCTGCTCGACCAGGGCGTCGAAGGGCTGCTGGACTCCTTCGCGCCGTTCGCGCGCTGGCGGGCGCCGGTGCTCGAGGTCGACTTCCCGGTGGAGCAGGACCTGGAGCTGGACGAACGCGGGCTGGTGCTGCTGCCCTCGGCCTTCTGCCGGGCCCGGCCGACCAGCCTGCGCGACCCGGACCTGCCGCCGGTGCTGGTGTACCCGGTGGCGGCGGACTGGACCGAGCCGCGGGTGGAGGCCGGCGCGGTCGCCGCGTTGATCGGGCCGACGCGGCAGCAGGTGCTCAGCTGCATCGTGGAATCCGCCGGTGGGCGGACGACCACCGAGATCGCGCGTGAGCTGGGCGTCTCGACCGCGTCGGCCAGCCAGCACGCGACGGTCCTGCGCAACGCCGGGCTCATCTACAGCAGGCGGCTCGGGAACTCGGTGCTGCACGGGCCGACGGAACTCGGGCGAGCGCTGAGCGCCTAA
- a CDS encoding NADH:flavin oxidoreductase/NADH oxidase family protein — MTGMGAVELLAEPLELRCGAKLPHRIAKSALSEQLGDRRNRPSAELVELYRTWARGGGGLLCTGNVMVDPSALGEPRNVSVPLRPDAGEYRTWADAVTGTDAQLWVQLNHPGRQSPRFLSRQPVAPSAVPFETRGLRSVFVPPRELTGDEIEAIIDRFALSALTFVEAGFAGIQVHAAHGYLVSQFLSPLTNRRTDVWGRQRSRFLLEVVRAVRAAIGDAVPISVKLNSADFQRGGFTEEESLAVVRELGEAGIDLLEVSGGTYEKAAMMGMSGESTGRREAYFLDYATKARKVTDVALMVTGGFSTAEGMADALRFGALDVIGLGRPLTVTPDLTARLLAGEEITAERLCPKTGIKLADSWLEVQWHTQQMHRIAAGKPVDVRRGALRSLVHAGLGDPLNAFRRVRG; from the coding sequence ATGACCGGCATGGGTGCGGTCGAACTCCTCGCGGAGCCTCTTGAACTGCGGTGCGGCGCGAAACTGCCGCACCGGATCGCCAAGTCGGCGTTGAGCGAGCAACTCGGCGACCGCCGCAACCGGCCGTCCGCCGAGCTGGTCGAGCTGTACCGGACCTGGGCGCGCGGCGGCGGTGGCCTGCTCTGCACCGGCAACGTGATGGTCGATCCGTCCGCGCTCGGGGAGCCGCGCAACGTCTCCGTGCCGCTGCGGCCCGACGCGGGGGAGTACCGCACCTGGGCCGACGCGGTGACCGGCACCGACGCCCAGCTCTGGGTGCAGCTCAACCACCCCGGCAGGCAGAGCCCGCGGTTCCTCTCGCGTCAGCCGGTCGCCCCCTCGGCGGTGCCGTTCGAGACACGCGGCCTCCGGTCGGTGTTCGTGCCGCCGCGCGAGCTGACCGGCGACGAGATCGAGGCGATCATCGACCGCTTCGCGTTGTCCGCGCTCACCTTCGTCGAAGCGGGGTTCGCCGGGATCCAGGTGCACGCCGCGCACGGCTACCTGGTGTCGCAGTTCCTGTCGCCGCTGACCAACCGGCGCACCGACGTCTGGGGCCGGCAGCGCAGCCGGTTCCTGCTGGAAGTGGTGCGTGCGGTGCGGGCCGCCATCGGGGACGCCGTGCCGATCTCGGTGAAGCTGAACAGCGCGGACTTCCAGCGCGGGGGCTTCACCGAGGAGGAGTCGCTGGCCGTGGTGCGCGAGCTGGGCGAAGCGGGGATCGACCTGCTGGAGGTGTCCGGCGGCACCTACGAGAAGGCCGCGATGATGGGCATGAGCGGCGAAAGCACCGGTCGCCGCGAGGCCTACTTCCTCGACTACGCGACCAAGGCCCGGAAGGTCACCGACGTCGCGCTCATGGTCACCGGCGGTTTCAGCACCGCCGAGGGCATGGCCGACGCGCTGCGGTTCGGCGCGCTGGACGTGATCGGCCTCGGCCGCCCGCTGACGGTCACCCCGGACCTGACCGCGCGGCTGCTCGCCGGCGAGGAGATCACCGCCGAGCGGCTGTGCCCGAAAACCGGGATCAAGCTGGCCGACAGCTGGCTGGAGGTGCAGTGGCACACCCAGCAGATGCACCGGATCGCCGCGGGCAAACCGGTCGACGTGCGACGCGGCGCGCTGCGGTCGCTGGTGCACGCCGGGCTCGGTGACCCGCTGAACGCCTTCCGCCGGGTGCGTGGCTGA